The Girardinichthys multiradiatus isolate DD_20200921_A chromosome Y, DD_fGirMul_XY1, whole genome shotgun sequence genome has a window encoding:
- the LOC124865043 gene encoding peroxisomal membrane protein PMP34-like isoform X2 — protein sequence MTNESLSPLLSFWLKLQKKRACKFICFGSYVTELSCLALYRSWFPVISSLCCSNFVYFYTFNALKKAAASGPGKPRPGKDLLMGMVAGVVNVILTTPMWVVNTRLKLQGVRFRNEDLHQTQYRGIFNAFSQIIADEGVGTLWNGILPSLILVVNPAVQFMIYEAMKRKAGKGGRKISSAKIFLIGAIAKAIATTATYPLQTIQAILRFGQYKGDGKGGLMGSISNIFFLFMDRIKKYGFLGLYKGLEAKLLQTVLTAALMFVVYEKITAATFRVMGLNKKPTH from the exons ATGACAAACGAAAGTCTCAGTCCACTCctgtcattttggctgaaattgcAAAAGAAGAGGGCTTGTAAGTTCATTTGTTTTGGATCTTACGTCACTGAACTTTCATG TTTGGCTCTGTACAGAAGCTGGTTTCCAGTCATCTCCAGCCTTTGCTGCTCCAACTTTGTCTACTTCTACACTTTCAATGCACTGAAGAAGGCAGCTGCATCTGGACCAGGCAAGCCCAGACCTGGGAAGGACCTGCTGATGGGGATGGTAGCAG GTGTGGTGAATGTGATCCTGACCACTCCCATGTGGGTAGTCAACACCCGACTGAAGCTGCAGGGGGTGAGGTTTAGAAATGAAGACCTCCACCAAACCCAGTACAGAGGCATATTTA ATGCTTTCTCGCAGATCATTGCCGACGAGGGAGTGGGAACTCTGTGGAACGGCATCCTGCCCTCTCTCATCCTCGTGGTCAACCCGGCTGTGCAGTTCATGATTTATGAAGCCATGAAGAGGAAGGCAGGCAAGGGAGGCAGGAAG ATATCCTCAGCAAAGATCTTTCTCATTGGAGCAATTGCCAAGGCCATCGCTACCACAGCCACATATCCCCTCCAAACCATCCAGGCCATCCTGAGG TTCGGTCAGTATAAAGGCGACGGCAAAGGAGGCCTGATGGGGAGCATCTCcaacatttttttcctcttcatggACCGGATCAA GAAGTATGGCTTTCTTGGTTTGTACAAAGGCTTGGAGGCCAAGCTGCTGCAGACTGTGCTGACAGCCGCCCTCATGTTTGTAGTTTATGAGAAGATCACCGCCGCCACCTTCAGAGTCATGGGCCTGAACAAAAAGCCGACGCACTGA
- the LOC124865043 gene encoding peroxisomal membrane protein PMP34-like isoform X1 yields MSNSGGSVVGLLSYETLVHAVAGAMGSVTAMTVFFPLDTAKSRLQVDDKRKSQSTPVILAEIAKEEGFLALYRSWFPVISSLCCSNFVYFYTFNALKKAAASGPGKPRPGKDLLMGMVAGVVNVILTTPMWVVNTRLKLQGVRFRNEDLHQTQYRGIFNAFSQIIADEGVGTLWNGILPSLILVVNPAVQFMIYEAMKRKAGKGGRKISSAKIFLIGAIAKAIATTATYPLQTIQAILRFGQYKGDGKGGLMGSISNIFFLFMDRIKKYGFLGLYKGLEAKLLQTVLTAALMFVVYEKITAATFRVMGLNKKPTH; encoded by the exons ATGTCCAACAGTGGTGGCTCTGTTGTCGGCCTCCTGTCCTACGAGACGCTGGTCCATGCGGTGGCAGGTGCAATG GGGAGTGTGACAGCCATGACAGTGTTCTTCCCTTTGGATACAGCTAAAAGCAGATTGCAGG TGGATGACAAACGAAAGTCTCAGTCCACTCctgtcattttggctgaaattgcAAAAGAAGAGGGCTT TTTGGCTCTGTACAGAAGCTGGTTTCCAGTCATCTCCAGCCTTTGCTGCTCCAACTTTGTCTACTTCTACACTTTCAATGCACTGAAGAAGGCAGCTGCATCTGGACCAGGCAAGCCCAGACCTGGGAAGGACCTGCTGATGGGGATGGTAGCAG GTGTGGTGAATGTGATCCTGACCACTCCCATGTGGGTAGTCAACACCCGACTGAAGCTGCAGGGGGTGAGGTTTAGAAATGAAGACCTCCACCAAACCCAGTACAGAGGCATATTTA ATGCTTTCTCGCAGATCATTGCCGACGAGGGAGTGGGAACTCTGTGGAACGGCATCCTGCCCTCTCTCATCCTCGTGGTCAACCCGGCTGTGCAGTTCATGATTTATGAAGCCATGAAGAGGAAGGCAGGCAAGGGAGGCAGGAAG ATATCCTCAGCAAAGATCTTTCTCATTGGAGCAATTGCCAAGGCCATCGCTACCACAGCCACATATCCCCTCCAAACCATCCAGGCCATCCTGAGG TTCGGTCAGTATAAAGGCGACGGCAAAGGAGGCCTGATGGGGAGCATCTCcaacatttttttcctcttcatggACCGGATCAA GAAGTATGGCTTTCTTGGTTTGTACAAAGGCTTGGAGGCCAAGCTGCTGCAGACTGTGCTGACAGCCGCCCTCATGTTTGTAGTTTATGAGAAGATCACCGCCGCCACCTTCAGAGTCATGGGCCTGAACAAAAAGCCGACGCACTGA